In Myxococcus guangdongensis, one genomic interval encodes:
- a CDS encoding YcjF family protein — MELQLTEEIRRQVDEAFRRRGQVNIVIAGRSGVGKSTLINAVFHGRIADTGQGRPVTQETREYTKSDVPVSILDTRGLELGAYKQTLTLLEDLVATRGREADATRHLHCAWLCVGEDSRRVEDGDLEVARMLARHMPVVVVVTKARNDQGFRAEVERLLPMARNVMRVRALQETDDEGNTLQAKGLVELVELTMELVPEAQRNAFAAAQRVSIEQKRKRAHGIVASAAAAAAAIGATPIPFADAALLVPTQVGMLAGISSVFGLPLTEAFLSTLVSSVATGLGATFSGQAIVSGLLKVIPGAGTLVGALIAASTATALTTLFGEAYIAVLSKLMERRSGEIPLVEDVISAFKEELSLRRATA, encoded by the coding sequence ATGGAGCTCCAGCTCACCGAAGAGATACGCAGACAGGTGGACGAGGCCTTCCGCAGACGCGGACAGGTCAACATCGTCATCGCCGGGCGCAGCGGCGTGGGGAAGAGCACGCTCATCAACGCCGTCTTCCACGGGCGCATCGCGGACACCGGCCAGGGCCGCCCCGTCACGCAGGAGACGCGCGAGTACACGAAGAGCGACGTGCCCGTGAGCATCCTCGACACCCGGGGTCTGGAGCTGGGCGCCTACAAGCAGACGCTGACGCTGCTCGAGGACCTGGTGGCCACGCGGGGCCGGGAAGCGGACGCGACACGGCACCTGCACTGCGCGTGGCTCTGCGTCGGAGAAGACTCGCGGCGGGTGGAGGATGGTGATTTGGAGGTCGCGCGCATGCTGGCGCGGCACATGCCCGTGGTGGTCGTGGTCACCAAGGCGCGCAATGACCAGGGCTTCCGCGCCGAGGTGGAGCGGCTGCTGCCCATGGCTCGCAACGTCATGCGCGTGCGCGCGCTCCAGGAGACGGACGACGAGGGGAACACGCTCCAGGCCAAGGGGCTCGTCGAGCTGGTGGAGCTCACCATGGAGCTGGTGCCGGAGGCGCAGCGCAACGCCTTCGCCGCCGCGCAGCGGGTGAGCATCGAACAGAAGCGCAAGCGGGCCCACGGCATCGTCGCCAGCGCGGCCGCCGCGGCGGCCGCCATCGGAGCCACCCCCATCCCTTTCGCCGACGCCGCCCTGCTCGTCCCCACGCAGGTCGGAATGCTGGCGGGGATTAGCAGTGTCTTCGGCCTGCCGCTCACCGAGGCCTTCCTCTCCACGCTGGTGAGCTCCGTGGCCACGGGGCTGGGCGCCACCTTCTCCGGACAGGCCATCGTGTCCGGCCTGCTCAAGGTCATCCCCGGCGCGGGCACCCTGGTCGGCGCGCTCATCGCCGCCTCCACCGCCACCGCGCTCACCACCCTGTTCGGCGAGGCCTACATCGCCGTGCTCTCCAAGCTGATGGAGCGGCGCTCCGGGGAGATTCCCCTCGTGGAGGACGTCATCAGCGCCTTCAAGGAAGAGCTGTCCCTGCGCCGCGCCACGGCCTGA
- the gndA gene encoding NADP-dependent phosphogluconate dehydrogenase, whose amino-acid sequence MSAAASAQTGAQFGVAGMGVMGAALALNIADHGFRVAVWDRHAERIDEMNQQHGKPSLKGFASLEDFVKGLERPRRILLMVTAGTAVDQMMERLFPLLSPGDVILDAGNSWFLDTRRREELCKAKGLHFLGVGVSGGEEGARHGPSIMPGGPSEAYALVKPVLEAIAARTDEGLCVTHVGPDGAGHFVKMVHNGIEYADMQLLAETYDVLRRGLGLSAEGVAELFTKWNQGIAESFLLETSIKVLRKKDAETGKPLVDLVLDKAGQKGTGKWTVQVALDLGVPVPSIASALDARNLSSMKDQRVAASHKLPGPTASLSAEEKAELAAWAHDALYAARVVTYAQGLRLIQAASDEYTWNISLSEMARIWRGGCIIRAKLLTPLREAFTKQPDLPNLLVSDAFAPVLEKLAPAWRKLVGTATKVGIPIPVFSSSLAYLDSYRSPELPQNLTQAQRDAFGAHTYQRRDKPDAGFVHSDWNS is encoded by the coding sequence ATGAGTGCGGCAGCGAGCGCCCAGACGGGCGCGCAGTTCGGCGTGGCGGGCATGGGAGTCATGGGCGCGGCCCTGGCCCTCAACATCGCGGACCATGGCTTCCGGGTGGCGGTGTGGGACCGGCATGCGGAGCGCATCGACGAGATGAACCAACAGCACGGCAAGCCGTCGCTGAAGGGCTTCGCGTCGCTGGAGGACTTCGTGAAGGGGCTGGAGCGCCCCCGGCGAATCCTGCTGATGGTGACGGCGGGCACGGCGGTGGACCAGATGATGGAGCGGCTGTTCCCGCTCCTGTCGCCCGGTGACGTCATCCTGGACGCGGGCAACTCCTGGTTCCTGGACACGCGGCGGCGCGAGGAGCTGTGCAAGGCCAAGGGCCTGCACTTCCTGGGCGTCGGCGTGTCCGGCGGCGAGGAGGGCGCGCGCCACGGCCCGTCCATCATGCCCGGCGGCCCCTCGGAGGCGTATGCGCTGGTGAAGCCGGTGCTGGAGGCCATCGCCGCGCGCACGGACGAGGGCCTGTGTGTCACGCACGTGGGGCCGGATGGCGCGGGCCACTTCGTGAAGATGGTGCACAACGGCATCGAGTACGCGGACATGCAGCTGCTCGCGGAGACGTACGACGTGCTGCGCCGGGGCCTGGGGCTGTCGGCGGAGGGCGTGGCGGAGCTGTTCACGAAGTGGAACCAGGGCATCGCCGAGTCCTTCCTCCTGGAGACCAGCATCAAGGTGCTGCGCAAGAAGGACGCGGAGACGGGCAAGCCGCTGGTGGACCTGGTGCTGGACAAGGCCGGCCAGAAGGGCACGGGCAAGTGGACGGTGCAGGTGGCGCTGGACCTGGGCGTGCCGGTGCCCTCCATCGCCTCCGCGCTGGACGCGCGCAACCTGTCCTCGATGAAGGACCAGCGCGTGGCGGCGAGCCACAAGCTGCCGGGGCCCACGGCCTCGCTGTCCGCGGAGGAGAAGGCGGAGCTGGCGGCGTGGGCACATGACGCGCTGTACGCGGCGCGGGTGGTGACGTACGCGCAGGGCCTGCGGCTCATCCAGGCGGCGTCCGACGAGTACACGTGGAACATCTCCCTGTCGGAGATGGCGCGCATCTGGCGGGGCGGCTGCATCATCCGCGCGAAGCTGCTCACCCCGCTGCGCGAGGCCTTCACGAAGCAGCCGGACCTGCCGAACCTCCTGGTGTCGGACGCGTTCGCCCCGGTGCTCGAGAAGCTGGCGCCCGCGTGGCGCAAGCTGGTGGGCACGGCGACGAAGGTGGGCATCCCCATCCCCGTGTTCAGTTCCTCGCTGGCGTACCTGGACAGCTACCGCAGCCCGGAGCTGCCGCAGAACCTCACCCAGGCCCAGCGCGACGCCTTCGGCGCGCACACGTACCAGCGCCGGGACAAGCCCGACGCCGGCTTCGTACACAGCGACTGGAACAGCTAG
- a CDS encoding HMA2 domain-containing protein — protein MSRFIYVVHVLPGRVRLRLPWLREHGVVANELAEGLLRIRGVDEVEVRPFTGSVLVLHDADALDLEDVLAMVRRLTDVDLVVRQGEEPPEEEVLLEALSMGSDVALATSRFVKGLDVEVLRATGGKVDLGSLASLGFAVAGAAKVIATKKLPTPDWFNLAWWAFATFSGVERTAIGNTASPVRTGPRESPSVDDDSPTSAPS, from the coding sequence GTGTCACGCTTCATCTATGTGGTGCATGTCCTGCCCGGCCGCGTGCGGCTGAGGCTCCCGTGGCTGCGCGAGCATGGCGTGGTGGCCAACGAGCTCGCCGAGGGCCTCTTGCGCATCCGCGGCGTGGACGAGGTGGAGGTGCGCCCCTTCACCGGCAGCGTCCTGGTCCTCCACGACGCGGACGCGCTCGATTTGGAGGACGTGCTGGCGATGGTGCGGAGGCTCACCGACGTGGACCTCGTCGTGCGTCAGGGAGAGGAGCCGCCCGAGGAGGAGGTGCTGCTGGAGGCGTTGTCGATGGGCAGCGACGTGGCGCTCGCGACCAGCCGCTTCGTGAAGGGGCTGGACGTGGAGGTGCTCCGCGCCACGGGAGGCAAGGTGGACCTGGGCTCGCTCGCGTCGCTGGGCTTCGCGGTGGCGGGCGCGGCCAAGGTGATTGCGACGAAGAAGCTGCCCACGCCGGACTGGTTCAACCTGGCGTGGTGGGCCTTCGCCACCTTCTCCGGCGTGGAGCGCACCGCCATCGGCAACACGGCCTCGCCGGTGCGCACCGGGCCCCGGGAGTCACCGTCTGTCGACGATGACTCCCCGACGAGCGCGCCTTCCTAG
- the zwf gene encoding glucose-6-phosphate dehydrogenase — MDAQGLHIETHPREGDPLLRATRPDPCTVVLFGATGDLAQRKLFPALFELARANLLPDHFSVVAFSRSTLDNDAFRLHVKEGLKKFARTQPLDEATWQKFAPRLEGISGAYDDPAAFTRLREKLEQVSQQQGTQGNQLYYLATPASTFPQILHGLAEAGLLKREERPHQTPWHRLIIEKPFGRDLETARELNRELAAVLDEKQIFRIDHYLGKETVQNILVFRFANAIFEPLWNRNHIDHVEITAAEQIGVEGRGGFYDETGVIRDMVQNHLLQVLALCAMEPPVSFAAEDIRDEKNKVFRALRPVEGKEVSRSVVAGQYEGYLSEKGVKPDSRTPTYVAMKLSVDSWRWEGVPFYLRAGKGLKKRLTEVSIHFRSVPIGLFSGEGATCQRLQPNVLTLRIQPQEGIALSFESKVPGEDVNIAGVTMDFNYAESFNKPVPEAYERLLLDCMRGNATLFARQDSVEQAWAYVTPILQALESGEGGTLHPYATGSIGPQAASALLARDGRRWTLL, encoded by the coding sequence ATGGACGCGCAGGGCCTGCACATCGAGACGCATCCCCGAGAGGGAGACCCGCTGCTCAGGGCAACGAGACCGGACCCCTGCACGGTGGTGCTGTTCGGCGCGACAGGGGACCTGGCGCAGCGCAAGCTGTTCCCCGCCCTCTTCGAGCTGGCGCGCGCCAACCTCCTGCCGGACCACTTCTCCGTCGTCGCCTTCAGCCGCTCCACCCTGGACAACGACGCCTTCCGTCTCCACGTGAAGGAGGGCCTGAAAAAGTTCGCGCGCACCCAGCCGCTCGACGAGGCGACGTGGCAGAAGTTCGCCCCGCGCCTGGAGGGCATCTCCGGCGCCTATGACGACCCGGCCGCCTTCACCCGCCTGCGCGAGAAGCTGGAGCAGGTGTCCCAGCAGCAGGGCACCCAGGGCAACCAGCTCTACTACCTGGCCACGCCCGCCTCCACCTTCCCCCAGATTCTGCACGGGCTCGCCGAGGCCGGCCTGCTCAAGCGCGAGGAGCGTCCCCACCAGACGCCCTGGCACAGGCTCATCATCGAGAAGCCCTTCGGCCGGGATTTGGAGACCGCCCGCGAGCTCAACCGCGAGCTGGCGGCGGTGCTGGACGAGAAGCAGATCTTCCGCATCGACCACTACCTGGGCAAGGAGACCGTCCAGAACATCCTGGTCTTCCGCTTCGCCAACGCCATCTTCGAGCCGCTGTGGAACCGCAACCACATCGACCACGTGGAAATCACGGCGGCCGAGCAGATTGGCGTGGAGGGCCGCGGCGGCTTCTACGACGAGACGGGCGTCATCCGGGACATGGTGCAGAACCACCTGCTCCAGGTGCTCGCGCTGTGCGCCATGGAGCCGCCGGTGTCCTTCGCCGCGGAGGACATCCGCGACGAGAAGAACAAGGTGTTCCGCGCGCTGCGGCCGGTGGAGGGCAAGGAGGTGTCTCGCTCCGTGGTCGCAGGCCAGTACGAGGGCTACCTGAGTGAGAAGGGCGTGAAGCCCGACTCGCGCACGCCCACCTATGTGGCCATGAAGCTGAGCGTGGACTCGTGGCGATGGGAGGGCGTGCCCTTCTACCTGCGCGCCGGCAAGGGGCTGAAGAAGCGCCTGACGGAGGTGTCCATCCACTTCCGCTCGGTGCCCATCGGCTTGTTCTCCGGCGAGGGCGCCACCTGCCAGCGCCTGCAGCCCAACGTGCTCACGCTGCGCATCCAGCCCCAGGAGGGCATCGCGCTCTCCTTCGAGTCCAAGGTGCCCGGCGAGGACGTGAACATCGCGGGCGTCACCATGGACTTCAACTACGCGGAGAGCTTCAACAAGCCGGTGCCGGAGGCGTACGAGCGGCTGCTGCTCGACTGCATGCGCGGCAACGCCACGCTCTTCGCCAGGCAGGACAGCGTGGAGCAGGCGTGGGCGTACGTGACGCCCATCCTCCAGGCGCTCGAGTCCGGCGAGGGCGGGACGCTGCACCCCTACGCGACCGGGAGCATCGGGCCGCAGGCCGCCTCCGCGCTGCTCGCCCGCGATGGCCGCAGGTGGACGCTGCTATGA
- a CDS encoding acyl-CoA synthetase, translated as MAQSTPRNMRDYAATHRDFRWERPEHFNFATDVVDRHAAERGESLALLWSDETGREQRFTWQGVKQRSLHAAQFLTGLGLKKGDRAFIMMPRVPEWWFLVLGCIRAGIVFMPGTPMLTVKDIRYRLVAADANAVIADVSCLERFEGLAGTGRVETWVAVGEGAPSPWVRYESGTVGTGAHGQDFAPTRAEDPLLIYFTSGTTGMPKMVLHTQVSYGLGHVITGRYWLDLTPEDRHLTLSDTGWAKCAWGKLFGPWSQGACNVVYDFRGRFEPEKLLKVLASQKVTTFCAPPTAWRAMVLKALKDYDLSSLRHTVSAGEPLNPEVIDTWKAATGLHIREGYGQTETVVVVGMFPSVEPRVGSMGKPSPGFTVGVIDDAGQEVKDGQEGDIAVRVAPERPVGLFQEYLGDAAANAACRRGDWYVTGDRAVRDAEGYFWFVGRADDVIKTSGYRVGPFEVESALLEHAAVAESAVIGVPDDKLGQRVKAYVVLAPGFIASHELAKELQEHVKRTTAPYKYPREVEFVLELPKTVSGKIRRAELRATPPKPA; from the coding sequence ATGGCCCAGTCCACCCCTCGCAACATGCGCGACTACGCGGCGACCCACCGGGACTTCCGGTGGGAGCGGCCCGAGCACTTCAACTTCGCCACGGACGTGGTGGACCGGCACGCCGCCGAGCGCGGGGAGTCGCTGGCGCTGCTCTGGTCGGATGAGACGGGGCGCGAGCAGCGCTTCACGTGGCAGGGCGTGAAGCAGCGCTCGCTGCACGCGGCGCAGTTCCTCACGGGGCTGGGGCTGAAGAAGGGTGACCGCGCCTTCATCATGATGCCCCGGGTGCCGGAGTGGTGGTTCCTGGTGCTGGGCTGCATCCGCGCGGGCATCGTCTTCATGCCGGGCACGCCCATGCTCACCGTCAAGGACATCCGCTACCGGCTGGTGGCGGCGGACGCGAACGCGGTCATCGCGGACGTCAGCTGCCTGGAGCGCTTCGAGGGGCTCGCGGGCACCGGCCGCGTGGAGACCTGGGTGGCGGTGGGGGAGGGCGCGCCCTCGCCGTGGGTCCGCTACGAGTCGGGCACGGTGGGCACGGGCGCGCACGGACAGGACTTCGCGCCCACGCGCGCGGAGGACCCGCTGCTCATCTACTTCACGTCCGGCACCACGGGCATGCCGAAGATGGTGCTGCACACGCAGGTCAGCTACGGCCTGGGCCACGTGATTACCGGGCGCTACTGGCTGGATTTGACGCCCGAAGACAGGCACCTGACGTTGAGCGACACGGGCTGGGCCAAGTGCGCGTGGGGCAAGCTCTTCGGGCCGTGGAGCCAGGGCGCGTGCAACGTCGTCTACGACTTCCGGGGGCGCTTCGAGCCGGAGAAGCTCTTGAAGGTGCTGGCGTCCCAGAAGGTGACGACCTTCTGCGCGCCGCCCACGGCGTGGCGGGCGATGGTGCTCAAGGCGTTGAAGGACTACGACTTGTCGAGCCTGCGCCACACGGTGAGCGCCGGCGAGCCGCTCAACCCGGAGGTCATCGACACGTGGAAGGCGGCCACGGGGCTGCACATCCGCGAGGGCTACGGCCAGACGGAGACGGTGGTGGTGGTGGGCATGTTCCCCTCGGTGGAGCCGCGCGTGGGCTCCATGGGCAAGCCGTCCCCGGGCTTCACGGTGGGCGTCATCGACGACGCGGGCCAGGAGGTGAAGGACGGGCAGGAGGGGGACATCGCGGTGCGGGTGGCGCCGGAGCGGCCGGTGGGGCTGTTCCAGGAGTACCTGGGGGACGCGGCGGCCAACGCGGCCTGCCGACGGGGCGACTGGTACGTCACCGGCGACAGGGCGGTGCGCGACGCGGAGGGCTACTTCTGGTTCGTGGGCCGCGCGGACGACGTCATCAAGACGTCCGGCTACCGCGTGGGGCCGTTCGAGGTGGAGTCCGCGCTGCTGGAGCACGCGGCGGTGGCGGAGTCCGCGGTGATTGGCGTGCCGGACGACAAGCTTGGCCAGCGGGTGAAGGCGTACGTGGTGCTGGCGCCGGGCTTCATCGCGTCGCACGAGCTGGCGAAGGAGCTCCAGGAGCACGTCAAGCGCACCACCGCGCCGTACAAGTATCCGCGCGAGGTGGAGTTCGTCCTCGAGCTGCCCAAGACGGTGAGCGGCAAGATTCGCCGCGCGGAGCTGCGCGCCACGCCGCCCAAGCCCGCGTGA
- a CDS encoding cation-translocating P-type ATPase: MVVFLIDGRAAPASVARHAVASRRLRLVVPGLLGDRHLGRRLERTFHTWPGIEEVKAEHRSGRVLVRYGPDAPLLTRLKETPADTGPTVARAPRPAPVPASRDEVAWHALSVDEVMHRSGTDAHGLSGREAAARLRRQGANLVAGLPPRSRWSLLRAQVATVPMGLLMGSAAASALAGDVLESTAILAVVGLNAGIGYRIERRNESLLASWQKLEAGQAQVLRDGVLQAVPAADLVVGDVLLVRAGDVLPADARVLEAHRLSVDEAPLTGESEPQAKGAEPVAGDAPLAERHCMLHAGTVVSSGHGRAVVVATGGNMALARVRKLVEETASPPTPLSRKLERLDKRVALFSVGAAAMSGVVGLARGRPMGQVLRGAVALGVAALPEGLPIVATAALVRSMQRLHARGMVVRRVSSAEALGGVTVICTDKTGTLTRNDMCLEVLDVGTGPVDLASLRAKPKAVLEDAPTLALAAALLNSDVDVHRNGHEVIIAGSSTERALVSAAHAAGLDGAALRKAFPRRRLLERTNGIHYVVSLHDAPRGGVAFIKGAPEQVVRLCSRDANGPLGPEGHERLLERNRALARDGLRVLALGWRRMDPKDAGAPEGDYTFVGLMGLRDPLREGAEETLRQSRVAGIRTIILTGDQRHTAEAVAREVGLRGETLTGKELTERLAEAEGGDWLDRVAVLARVAPEDKMALVRALRARGEVVAMAGDGINDAPALKAADVGVAVGARSSDMARQMADIVMAGEDLRGIIHAVGEGRIVQDNLRRALRFLFATNLSEMALVVGASLVGGRDPLTPMQLLWLNLLTDTFPGLALALEPGDADILDRPPAPPDAPLLSRGMSRRVVRDALLLAGLGAAGLAMGGPPLAFGMLTAAQLGYASVCRAPRVGARRRSLDSGRFTMWVGGAMAMQVLALTVPPLRAVLGLPTPSWLTLGGVSVGLVLPGALHHLSRRLPRSAAHRRPFLIPAFAEVSP, translated from the coding sequence ATGGTGGTGTTCCTCATCGATGGGAGGGCGGCGCCCGCAAGCGTGGCGCGGCATGCGGTGGCCTCGCGTCGGCTCCGGCTGGTGGTGCCGGGGCTCCTGGGCGACCGTCATCTGGGACGTCGATTGGAGCGCACGTTCCACACCTGGCCCGGCATCGAGGAGGTGAAGGCGGAGCATCGCAGCGGCCGCGTGCTGGTGCGCTACGGCCCCGACGCTCCGCTGCTCACGCGCTTGAAGGAGACGCCCGCGGACACCGGGCCCACCGTCGCGCGCGCGCCGCGTCCCGCGCCCGTCCCCGCGTCTCGTGACGAGGTGGCGTGGCACGCGCTGAGCGTGGACGAGGTGATGCATCGCAGCGGGACGGACGCGCACGGCTTGTCCGGAAGGGAGGCGGCGGCGCGCCTGCGGCGTCAGGGGGCGAACCTGGTGGCGGGGTTGCCGCCGCGCTCGCGGTGGTCGCTCCTGCGCGCGCAGGTGGCCACCGTGCCCATGGGGCTGTTGATGGGCTCGGCGGCGGCGTCGGCGCTCGCGGGGGACGTGCTGGAGTCGACGGCCATCCTCGCGGTGGTGGGGCTCAACGCGGGCATCGGCTATCGCATCGAGCGGCGCAACGAGTCGCTCCTCGCCTCCTGGCAGAAGCTGGAGGCGGGGCAGGCGCAGGTGCTGCGCGACGGCGTCCTCCAGGCCGTGCCCGCGGCGGACCTGGTGGTGGGGGACGTGCTGCTCGTGCGCGCGGGGGACGTGCTCCCCGCGGACGCGCGCGTGCTGGAGGCACACCGGCTGAGCGTGGACGAGGCGCCCCTCACCGGCGAGAGCGAGCCGCAGGCCAAGGGCGCGGAGCCGGTGGCCGGGGACGCGCCGCTGGCCGAGCGTCACTGCATGCTCCACGCGGGCACGGTGGTGTCGTCGGGACATGGCCGCGCCGTCGTCGTGGCCACGGGGGGGAACATGGCGCTGGCGCGGGTGCGAAAGCTCGTGGAGGAGACGGCCTCTCCGCCCACGCCGCTGTCCCGCAAGCTGGAGCGATTGGACAAGCGCGTGGCGCTGTTCTCCGTGGGGGCCGCGGCGATGTCCGGCGTGGTGGGGCTCGCGCGGGGGCGTCCGATGGGGCAGGTGCTGCGGGGCGCGGTGGCGCTGGGCGTGGCGGCGCTCCCGGAGGGGCTGCCCATCGTCGCCACCGCGGCGCTGGTGCGCTCGATGCAACGCCTGCATGCGCGCGGCATGGTGGTGCGTCGCGTGTCCTCCGCCGAGGCGCTGGGCGGCGTCACCGTGATTTGCACGGACAAGACGGGGACGCTCACGCGCAACGACATGTGCCTGGAGGTCCTGGACGTGGGCACGGGCCCGGTGGACCTCGCCTCCCTGCGCGCGAAGCCGAAGGCGGTGCTGGAGGATGCGCCGACGCTGGCGCTCGCCGCGGCGCTGCTCAACAGCGACGTGGACGTGCACCGCAACGGGCACGAGGTCATCATCGCGGGCAGCTCCACCGAGCGGGCGCTGGTGTCCGCCGCGCACGCCGCGGGGCTGGATGGCGCGGCGCTGCGCAAGGCCTTCCCTCGACGTCGCCTGTTGGAGCGCACGAACGGCATCCACTATGTGGTGAGCCTCCACGACGCGCCGCGGGGCGGCGTGGCGTTCATCAAGGGCGCGCCGGAGCAGGTGGTGCGGCTGTGCTCGCGTGATGCGAACGGCCCGCTGGGTCCGGAGGGTCACGAGCGTCTGCTCGAGCGCAACCGCGCGCTGGCCCGAGACGGACTGCGGGTGCTCGCGCTGGGCTGGCGACGCATGGACCCGAAGGACGCGGGGGCGCCGGAGGGCGACTACACCTTCGTGGGCTTGATGGGCCTGAGAGACCCGCTGCGCGAGGGGGCCGAGGAGACGCTGCGCCAGTCTCGCGTCGCGGGCATCCGCACCATCATCCTCACCGGCGACCAGCGACACACGGCCGAGGCGGTCGCCCGCGAGGTGGGCCTGCGAGGCGAGACGCTCACGGGCAAGGAGCTGACGGAGCGACTGGCCGAGGCCGAGGGCGGGGACTGGCTGGACCGGGTGGCGGTGCTCGCGCGGGTGGCGCCCGAGGACAAGATGGCGCTGGTGCGAGCCCTGCGCGCGCGTGGCGAGGTGGTGGCCATGGCGGGCGACGGCATCAACGACGCGCCAGCCCTGAAGGCCGCGGACGTGGGCGTGGCGGTGGGCGCGCGCTCCAGTGACATGGCCCGGCAGATGGCGGACATCGTCATGGCGGGCGAGGACTTGCGCGGCATCATCCACGCGGTGGGCGAGGGGCGCATCGTCCAGGACAACCTGCGCCGCGCCCTGCGCTTCCTCTTCGCCACCAACCTGTCGGAGATGGCGCTGGTGGTGGGCGCCTCGCTGGTGGGGGGCAGGGATCCGCTCACACCCATGCAGTTGCTCTGGCTCAACCTGCTGACGGACACCTTCCCCGGGCTGGCGCTGGCGCTGGAGCCTGGCGACGCGGACATCCTGGACCGACCTCCCGCGCCTCCCGACGCGCCGCTGCTGTCGCGCGGGATGTCGCGGCGGGTGGTGCGTGACGCGCTGCTGCTGGCGGGCCTGGGCGCCGCGGGCCTCGCGATGGGCGGACCGCCGCTGGCCTTCGGGATGCTCACGGCCGCGCAACTGGGTTACGCCTCGGTGTGCCGGGCGCCTCGCGTCGGAGCGCGGAGGCGCTCGCTGGACTCCGGGCGCTTCACGATGTGGGTGGGAGGCGCGATGGCCATGCAGGTGCTGGCGCTCACCGTGCCCCCGCTGCGCGCCGTGCTGGGGCTGCCCACGCCGTCATGGCTCACCCTCGGTGGGGTGTCGGTGGGGCTGGTGCTGCCCGGGGCGCTCCACCATCTCTCCCGCCGTCTCCCTCGGAGCGCGGCGCATCGTCGTCCCTTCCTCATCCCCGCTTTCGCGGAGGTTTCCCCATGA
- the pgl gene encoding 6-phosphogluconolactonase, with the protein MSALPPRVVPPESLAREAAEWMGRALQTSLAMKRRASLALSGGSTPGPAYRELSRLTLPWERVDLYFVDERFVPPDHPDSNYHLVEEALVGPLRLSPSQVFRMEGEREDREDAARDYEARLPDVLDVVLLGMGEDGHTASLFPGHPALEEKSRRVLSVVGPKPPPWRMTLTMPTLLSANAVLMLVAGAGKRQTVQRALGRDATLPAARVTNAQWMLDTAAAGR; encoded by the coding sequence ATGAGCGCGCTGCCTCCGCGCGTGGTGCCCCCCGAGTCCCTGGCCCGCGAGGCCGCGGAGTGGATGGGCCGCGCGCTGCAGACCTCGCTGGCGATGAAGCGGCGGGCGAGCCTGGCCCTGTCCGGCGGAAGCACGCCGGGGCCGGCGTACCGCGAGCTGTCGCGGCTGACGCTGCCGTGGGAGCGGGTGGACCTGTACTTCGTGGACGAGCGCTTCGTGCCGCCGGACCACCCGGACAGCAACTACCACCTGGTGGAGGAGGCGCTGGTGGGGCCGTTGCGGCTGTCGCCCTCGCAGGTGTTCCGCATGGAGGGCGAGCGCGAGGACCGCGAGGACGCGGCGAGGGACTACGAGGCGCGGCTGCCCGACGTGCTGGACGTGGTGCTGCTCGGCATGGGGGAGGACGGGCATACGGCCAGCCTCTTTCCCGGCCACCCGGCGCTGGAGGAGAAGAGCCGGCGCGTGCTGTCCGTGGTGGGCCCCAAGCCGCCGCCCTGGCGGATGACGCTCACGATGCCGACGCTGTTGTCGGCGAACGCGGTGCTGATGCTGGTGGCAGGCGCGGGGAAGCGACAGACGGTGCAGCGGGCGCTCGGGCGGGATGCGACGCTTCCGGCGGCCCGGGTGACGAATGCGCAGTGGATGTTGGACACCGCCGCCGCGGGACGGTGA